A window from Candidatus Krumholzibacteriota bacterium encodes these proteins:
- a CDS encoding sugar transferase, whose amino-acid sequence MRKLSLALDNSDKVRQRTGTFAGDDRLSVRERSALERFVKRMLDFVASAVLLVVGFPFFLAIALLIRLTSSGPVFFRQKRIGEHGEEFTLFKFRTMRTDCDDASHREFARDFILGRMDDSPLDGSETSVYKITNDPRVTAIGSFLRKTSLDELPQFINILRGEMSIVGPRPPLAYEYDCYEDWHKLRLAVRPGLTGLWQVSGRSTVPFHEMVMLDLYYIENWTLLLDLKIMLRTVPVMLTGAGGF is encoded by the coding sequence ATGAGGAAGTTATCACTCGCCCTGGACAACAGCGACAAGGTTCGGCAGCGCACGGGAACCTTCGCGGGAGACGACCGTCTGAGCGTTCGCGAACGAAGCGCGTTGGAACGTTTCGTCAAGCGTATGCTCGATTTCGTTGCATCGGCGGTCCTTCTCGTCGTTGGATTTCCGTTCTTTCTCGCCATCGCCCTGCTGATCAGGCTGACGTCGAGCGGCCCCGTGTTCTTCAGGCAAAAACGGATAGGGGAGCATGGGGAGGAGTTTACCCTTTTCAAATTCCGCACGATGCGCACGGATTGCGATGACGCCTCTCATCGCGAATTCGCGCGCGATTTCATTCTCGGCCGGATGGACGATTCTCCCCTTGACGGTAGCGAAACCTCGGTTTATAAAATCACGAACGACCCACGGGTCACCGCGATCGGATCGTTCCTGCGGAAGACGAGTCTCGACGAACTGCCGCAGTTCATAAACATCCTGAGAGGAGAGATGTCGATCGTCGGGCCGAGACCGCCGCTGGCATACGAATACGACTGCTACGAGGATTGGCACAAGTTGCGACTGGCGGTGAGGCCGGGGCTGACCGGCCTGTGGCAGGTGAGCGGGCGGAGCACGGTCCCGTTCCACGAGATGGTGATGCTCGATCTGTACTATATCGAGAACTGGACGTTGCTCCTCGATCTCAAGATCATGCTGCGTACCGTGCCGGTCATGCTGACCGGGGCGGGGGGATTCTAA
- the galT gene encoding galactose-1-phosphate uridylyltransferase — MPELRKDPIIGRWVIISTERGKRPIDFKMEKRPARGGFCPFCPGNEDKTPPEVLAYRDPHTAPDTAGWTVRVVPNKFPALQIEGELDKRGDGIYDMMRGVGAHEVLIESPDHKLNLAYLPDDHVESIFWALRDRCIDLKKDSRFRYILVFKNWGEEAGASLEHSHFQIIATPIIPKRAIEELDGAKFHWSLKERCIFCDLLKQEIQEEKRIIHRNEHFIAIAPYASRFPFETWVMPLRHVSAFEKTPTEWFSSLAGIMKTVIRKLDIALDVPPFNFIIHTAPAKTPDLDYYHWHIEIMPKLTKVAGFEWGSGFYINPTPPEVAAEALRAIDVDAPAVGVLEGKNEDEK, encoded by the coding sequence ATGCCAGAGCTTCGCAAGGATCCGATCATCGGTCGATGGGTGATCATCTCGACCGAACGCGGCAAGCGTCCGATCGACTTCAAGATGGAGAAGCGCCCGGCCAGGGGGGGATTCTGTCCCTTCTGCCCGGGGAACGAGGACAAGACGCCGCCGGAAGTGCTCGCCTACCGAGATCCGCATACGGCGCCGGACACCGCCGGATGGACGGTGCGCGTCGTTCCGAACAAGTTTCCCGCACTCCAGATAGAGGGCGAGCTCGACAAGCGCGGGGACGGGATCTACGACATGATGCGCGGGGTCGGGGCCCACGAGGTGCTGATCGAATCGCCCGACCACAAGCTCAACCTCGCCTACCTGCCCGACGATCACGTCGAGAGCATATTCTGGGCACTGCGAGACCGTTGCATCGATCTCAAGAAGGATTCCCGCTTCCGGTACATCCTCGTCTTCAAGAACTGGGGAGAGGAGGCGGGGGCGTCGCTGGAGCATTCGCATTTCCAGATCATCGCCACGCCGATCATACCGAAGCGCGCGATCGAGGAGCTCGACGGCGCGAAGTTCCACTGGAGCCTGAAGGAGCGGTGCATTTTCTGCGACCTGCTCAAGCAGGAGATTCAGGAGGAGAAGCGGATCATCCACCGCAACGAGCATTTCATTGCGATCGCCCCCTACGCGTCGCGCTTCCCCTTCGAGACCTGGGTGATGCCCCTCCGCCACGTGTCGGCGTTCGAGAAGACCCCGACCGAGTGGTTCTCGTCGCTCGCGGGGATCATGAAGACCGTCATCCGGAAGCTCGACATCGCCCTCGACGTGCCGCCCTTCAATTTCATCATCCACACGGCTCCCGCGAAGACCCCCGACCTCGACTATTACCACTGGCACATCGAGATCATGCCCAAGCTCACGAAGGTCGCCGGTTTCGAGTGGGGAAGCGGGTTCTATATCAATCCCACGCCACCCGAGGTCGCGGCCGAGGCGCTTCGGGCGATCGACGTCGACGCGCCGGCGGTCGGCGTCCTGGAAGGAAAGAAC
- a CDS encoding radical SAM protein, whose product MTLPVDAVVAVTYRCDSHCNMCNIWQLPPGPELEPAMFGRLPRTLRDVNITGGEPFLRDDIVDIVRVVDERCRGPRIVISTNGFQKRRILHAAPALMSIGRNVGIAVSLDGIGETHDEIRGVEGGFEKVVETLTGLRTIGYRNVRVAFTAQRGNVEHLGAVYDLSRQFGYQFTASVAQNSEFYFSTDENQRVEPGSLESELRYVMRKELLSLSPKRWLRAYFYAGVERFNVKRERLLGCLAGRESVFVDPEGKVYPCLTLNREMGNLAERDFEEIWESDSAREARAAVDSCRLPCWMICTARTSMRRTPLRPIGWILASWGRIATGRFPRESA is encoded by the coding sequence ATGACCCTCCCGGTCGATGCCGTCGTTGCGGTCACCTACCGCTGCGACTCCCATTGCAACATGTGCAATATCTGGCAGCTGCCGCCGGGGCCGGAACTCGAACCGGCGATGTTCGGGCGATTGCCCCGCACGCTCCGGGATGTCAACATCACGGGCGGGGAGCCGTTTCTCCGCGATGACATCGTCGATATCGTCCGCGTCGTCGACGAGCGGTGCCGCGGCCCTCGGATCGTGATCTCGACGAACGGCTTCCAGAAACGGCGCATCCTGCACGCCGCGCCCGCCCTGATGAGTATCGGCCGCAACGTCGGCATCGCCGTCTCGCTCGACGGGATCGGTGAAACGCACGACGAGATACGAGGCGTCGAGGGGGGGTTCGAGAAGGTCGTCGAGACGCTGACGGGACTCAGGACGATCGGCTACCGAAACGTGCGCGTCGCGTTCACGGCGCAGCGGGGAAACGTCGAGCATCTCGGCGCCGTGTACGACCTGTCGCGGCAGTTCGGCTACCAGTTCACCGCGTCGGTCGCGCAGAATTCCGAATTCTACTTCTCGACCGACGAGAACCAGCGCGTCGAGCCGGGATCGCTCGAATCGGAACTCAGGTACGTCATGCGGAAGGAATTGCTCTCCCTCAGCCCGAAACGCTGGTTGCGGGCGTATTTCTACGCGGGGGTCGAGCGGTTCAACGTGAAGAGGGAGCGGCTGCTCGGTTGCCTCGCCGGGAGGGAATCGGTCTTCGTCGATCCCGAGGGAAAGGTCTATCCGTGCCTGACCCTGAACCGGGAGATGGGAAATCTCGCCGAACGGGACTTCGAGGAGATCTGGGAGAGCGACAGCGCTCGCGAGGCGAGGGCGGCGGTCGATTCCTGCCGCCTGCCGTGCTGGATGATCTGTACGGCGCGCACCTCGATGCGGCGGACACCCCTGCGCCCGATCGGCTGGATACTCGCCTCGTGGGGGAGGATCGCCACGGGGCGTTTCCCCCGCGAATCGGCCTGA
- a CDS encoding glycosyltransferase — translation MHPSDGGRTVFFLSSTLVTGGAERIVAALATKLPARGFRTVSLCLRERGPVGESIARAGIETRDRLASCRYDPLSPVRVAKRLRKDRHGILYALDHHDALLCGAAAGLLAGLRHRVMPLHSTGLWGRKGSLNLSDRLALPFYERVVALAGTHAAWIAEREGVDPRRIAVVNNGVDTGRFHPAEPGERNRTRRELGIDADAFVIVVVAKLRPEKNHAMLLDVVAGLRGLIPGLILLVAGSGKEEARLRARADAAGLGAAVRFLGLREDVPRILRASDVSVLPSHPVVETFPLSVLESMASGLPVVATRVGSIAEMVEDGEEGFLVDPGDEAGLRGAIARLADGDLRTVIGIRARERAVSRFSEERMIDEYARLFGRLVAGERSRR, via the coding sequence ATGCATCCGTCCGACGGTGGCAGAACGGTATTCTTCCTGTCATCCACCCTCGTCACCGGGGGAGCCGAGCGGATCGTGGCGGCCCTGGCGACGAAACTGCCGGCGCGGGGATTCCGGACGGTCTCGCTCTGCCTCCGCGAGCGGGGGCCCGTCGGGGAATCGATCGCCCGGGCGGGGATCGAGACCCGCGACCGCCTCGCAAGCTGCCGGTACGATCCACTGTCGCCGGTCCGCGTCGCGAAACGCCTGCGAAAGGACCGGCACGGGATACTCTACGCGCTCGACCATCACGACGCACTGCTCTGCGGCGCGGCGGCCGGGCTCCTCGCGGGGCTCCGGCATCGCGTCATGCCCCTGCACTCGACCGGGTTGTGGGGCAGGAAGGGCTCGCTGAACCTGAGCGACCGCCTGGCGCTTCCCTTCTACGAGCGGGTGGTGGCGCTGGCCGGGACCCATGCGGCATGGATCGCAGAACGGGAGGGCGTCGATCCCCGGCGGATCGCCGTCGTCAACAACGGCGTCGACACCGGACGCTTCCATCCGGCGGAGCCGGGGGAGCGAAACAGGACGCGCCGCGAGCTCGGGATCGACGCGGACGCATTCGTCATCGTCGTCGTCGCGAAGCTCAGGCCCGAGAAGAACCACGCCATGCTGCTCGACGTCGTCGCCGGGTTGCGTGGCCTGATCCCCGGGCTCATCCTTCTCGTCGCCGGGTCGGGCAAGGAGGAGGCGCGGCTCCGCGCGCGGGCCGATGCCGCAGGACTCGGGGCGGCGGTGCGTTTCCTCGGGCTCAGGGAGGACGTGCCGCGCATCCTCCGGGCGTCGGACGTCTCCGTGCTGCCGTCGCACCCGGTCGTCGAGACCTTTCCGCTCTCGGTCCTCGAATCGATGGCCTCGGGCCTTCCGGTGGTCGCGACGCGGGTCGGATCGATCGCGGAGATGGTCGAGGACGGCGAGGAGGGATTCCTCGTCGATCCGGGCGACGAGGCGGGGCTTCGCGGCGCGATCGCCCGCCTCGCGGACGGGGACCTGCGAACGGTGATCGGCATCCGGGCGCGCGAACGGGCCGTTTCCCGTTTCTCGGAAGAACGCATGATCGATGAGTACGCCCGGCTGTTCGGCCGCCTGGTCGCCGGGGAAAGGAGCCGACGATGA
- a CDS encoding glycosyltransferase family 4 protein, producing MNNRARLSIAMIGAKGLPALFGGIERHVEEIGLRLADRGHRVVVFGRRPFGAVDGHRGMELRVLPSIPTKNLETATNAFAASLAAAVGPYDIVHYHGIGPSLFCPIPRIAGRRTVATIHALDYRQSKWGRAAKFLLRRGEAVAATRADAVIAVSRIIAQLVRDRYKRTADYVPNGTTLRETPPFREAAAMRIEPGRYILSVGRFIVERGFHTLIEAFSAVETDCRLVIVGDERFERRYAARLRACADDRVLFPGFISGPLLDELYGHCALYVLPSLVEGLPISLIEAMGYSRPLLASDIPENVEVAGGIAAFFRRGDATDLARALGELLAMPVDERLATGASGRSRVAERYDWDRIADQIEEIYYRVAQPSS from the coding sequence ATGAACAACCGCGCACGTCTGTCGATAGCGATGATCGGGGCGAAGGGGCTCCCGGCCCTCTTCGGCGGGATCGAACGCCACGTGGAGGAGATCGGCCTGCGGCTCGCCGACCGGGGGCACCGCGTCGTCGTGTTCGGCAGGCGTCCGTTCGGCGCGGTCGACGGGCATCGCGGCATGGAGCTCCGCGTTCTTCCGTCGATCCCCACGAAGAATCTGGAGACGGCAACGAACGCGTTCGCGGCGAGCCTGGCCGCGGCCGTCGGTCCCTATGACATCGTGCACTACCACGGGATCGGCCCGTCACTCTTCTGCCCGATACCCCGGATCGCGGGCCGGCGGACCGTGGCGACGATCCATGCCCTCGATTACCGCCAGTCGAAGTGGGGCAGGGCTGCGAAATTCCTGCTACGGCGGGGCGAAGCGGTCGCCGCGACGCGGGCGGACGCGGTGATCGCCGTCTCGCGGATCATTGCGCAACTCGTCCGGGACCGGTACAAACGGACCGCGGATTACGTTCCAAACGGGACCACCCTCAGGGAAACCCCGCCGTTTCGCGAGGCGGCCGCGATGAGGATCGAGCCCGGGCGCTACATCCTGAGCGTGGGGCGCTTCATCGTCGAGCGGGGCTTCCATACGCTCATCGAGGCATTCTCGGCCGTCGAGACAGACTGCCGCCTCGTCATCGTCGGCGACGAGCGCTTCGAGAGGCGCTACGCCGCGCGCCTGCGGGCATGCGCAGACGACCGCGTACTCTTTCCCGGTTTCATCTCGGGCCCGCTCCTCGACGAGCTCTACGGCCATTGCGCCCTCTACGTGCTCCCGTCCCTCGTCGAGGGATTGCCGATATCCCTGATCGAGGCGATGGGCTATTCCCGTCCCCTTCTCGCGAGCGACATTCCGGAGAACGTCGAGGTCGCCGGCGGGATCGCCGCCTTTTTCCGCCGGGGGGACGCGACCGACCTCGCGCGGGCCCTCGGGGAACTCCTCGCGATGCCCGTGGACGAGCGGCTGGCGACGGGCGCGTCAGGGCGATCGCGCGTCGCCGAGCGCTACGACTGGGACCGTATCGCCGATCAGATCGAGGAGATCTATTATCGCGTCGCACAGCCCTCCTCCTGA
- a CDS encoding SPOR domain-containing protein, with the protein MRLSGRGRAGIATVAVMFLLMAGCTRSERAGRVETRPEPDTRASTIPLDGVDEAADAPAPAAKPYDLEAEMPVEDTLAVAPEEDIEFERVDTTSVRVEEAATGTAVPEAFALGYRVQVFASRELAAAKAVKERIVAEGDLATYIEYEDGLYKVRVGDFESRDAAAAARVALGDRYPDCWIVQTTVRR; encoded by the coding sequence ATGAGACTATCGGGTCGGGGAAGAGCGGGGATCGCGACGGTCGCCGTCATGTTCCTTCTCATGGCGGGATGCACGCGTTCCGAACGGGCAGGCCGCGTGGAGACGAGACCGGAACCGGACACCCGGGCGTCGACGATCCCGCTCGACGGCGTCGACGAGGCCGCGGACGCGCCGGCCCCGGCGGCGAAGCCCTACGATCTCGAGGCGGAGATGCCGGTCGAGGATACGCTCGCCGTCGCGCCGGAAGAGGACATCGAGTTCGAGCGCGTCGATACGACGAGCGTCCGCGTGGAGGAGGCGGCAACCGGGACGGCGGTCCCCGAGGCCTTCGCCCTCGGGTACCGGGTACAGGTGTTCGCCTCCCGCGAACTGGCTGCGGCGAAGGCCGTGAAGGAAAGAATCGTGGCCGAGGGCGACCTCGCGACATATATAGAGTATGAAGACGGATTGTACAAGGTCCGGGTCGGGGATTTCGAGAGCAGGGACGCGGCCGCGGCCGCGCGCGTGGCGCTCGGGGACCGGTACCCGGACTGCTGGATCGTGCAGACGACCGTTCGCAGGTGA
- a CDS encoding N-acetyltransferase yields the protein MENAHESRRLGLVRLGSDASIDPAAIVGYLSPRRGVSEELVIGANARIRSGTVVYAGSTIGAGLETGHNVVIREQNEIGDAFNIWNNSVVDYGCRIGSNVKIHCNIYVAQFTVIEDGVFMAPGVTIANDIHPGCPGSGECMRGPVLKRGCRIGVNVTIVPYVTIGEGTLVGSGSVVTKDLPPGVLAYGNPARVHAKLEDLRCKQGRREGPYI from the coding sequence ATGGAGAACGCGCATGAATCCCGGCGCCTGGGACTGGTGCGTCTCGGGTCGGACGCCAGCATCGACCCGGCGGCGATCGTCGGTTATCTCTCCCCGCGGCGGGGCGTGAGCGAGGAACTCGTCATCGGCGCGAACGCGCGCATCCGGAGCGGAACGGTCGTCTACGCGGGCTCCACGATCGGCGCCGGGCTGGAAACGGGCCACAACGTCGTCATCAGGGAACAGAACGAGATCGGTGACGCCTTCAACATCTGGAACAACTCGGTCGTCGACTACGGGTGCCGCATCGGCTCGAACGTCAAGATACACTGCAATATCTACGTCGCGCAGTTCACCGTCATCGAGGACGGCGTATTCATGGCGCCCGGCGTGACGATCGCGAACGACATCCATCCCGGCTGCCCCGGATCGGGCGAGTGCATGAGGGGGCCGGTGCTGAAGCGCGGCTGCCGCATCGGCGTGAACGTGACGATCGTCCCCTACGTGACGATCGGAGAGGGGACGCTGGTGGGCAGCGGGTCCGTCGTGACGAAGGATCTGCCGCCCGGCGTCCTCGCCTACGGGAATCCCGCGCGCGTCCACGCGAAACTCGAGGATCTCCGCTGCAAGCAGGGAAGGCGGGAAGGACCCTATATCTGA
- a CDS encoding Gfo/Idh/MocA family oxidoreductase: MLTVGVIGCGYWGPNLIRNFNALADSTVRTCADLDENRLAHMKQLYPSIGTTTDYREIIADPEIDAVVIATPVSSHYPIAVEAIEAGKHVFVEKPLVKSIEEGEKLVRLAAEKKRFLMVGHTFVFTSAVNKIKDLIKSGELGDIYYIQTTRVNLGLFQEDINVVWDLAPHDVSIFNYILDSRPISVSATGHSYIQPSIQDVAFVNIRYPGQVLANIEVSWLNPNKIRKTTVVGSKKMLVYDDISQLEKIRIYDKGVTVTPHYDSFGEFQLSYRYGDIRIPKLNGAEPLKMECQHFVDCVEGRAEPISSGVNGLEVLLALNAADRSMAARGAEFEIAYPKLEG, translated from the coding sequence GTGCTCACAGTAGGTGTAATCGGCTGCGGATACTGGGGTCCGAACCTCATCAGGAACTTCAACGCTCTCGCCGACAGCACGGTCAGGACCTGCGCCGATCTGGACGAGAATCGCCTCGCCCACATGAAGCAGCTCTATCCGTCGATCGGAACCACGACGGATTACCGGGAGATCATCGCCGATCCGGAGATCGACGCGGTCGTCATCGCGACGCCCGTATCGTCGCACTATCCGATCGCCGTCGAGGCGATCGAGGCGGGCAAGCACGTCTTCGTGGAGAAACCGCTCGTGAAGTCGATCGAGGAGGGCGAGAAGCTCGTGCGCCTCGCCGCCGAGAAGAAGCGATTCCTCATGGTCGGGCACACCTTCGTCTTCACGTCCGCCGTCAACAAGATCAAGGATTTGATAAAGTCCGGCGAACTGGGAGACATCTACTACATCCAGACGACCCGCGTGAACCTCGGTCTGTTCCAGGAGGACATCAACGTCGTCTGGGACCTGGCCCCGCACGACGTCTCCATCTTCAACTACATCCTCGATTCGCGGCCCATCTCCGTCTCGGCGACGGGGCATTCGTACATCCAGCCGTCGATCCAGGACGTGGCCTTCGTCAACATACGGTACCCCGGGCAGGTGCTCGCCAACATCGAGGTGTCGTGGCTCAATCCCAACAAGATCCGGAAGACGACGGTCGTCGGATCGAAGAAGATGCTCGTCTACGACGACATCTCCCAGCTCGAGAAGATCAGGATCTACGACAAGGGCGTCACGGTCACGCCGCACTACGATTCCTTCGGCGAGTTCCAGCTCTCCTACCGCTACGGCGACATCCGGATACCGAAGCTCAACGGGGCCGAGCCGCTCAAGATGGAGTGCCAGCACTTCGTCGATTGCGTCGAGGGCCGGGCGGAACCGATCAGCAGCGGCGTCAACGGGCTGGAAGTCCTTCTCGCGCTCAACGCCGCCGACCGGTCGATGGCCGCGCGCGGGGCGGAGTTCGAGATCGCCTACCCGAAGCTGGAAGGATGA